Proteins from one Candidatus Hydrogenedentota bacterium genomic window:
- a CDS encoding DUF5009 domain-containing protein: protein MTDTPTPTATPTPPPPAVRRIVSVDALRGFDMFWIVGGRELLIAVAALFCGSRGVPKAFLYQLSHPEWTGFTAWDMIMPLFLFLAGVSLPFAFARRLGDTRDYRAIYRRIARRLLLLWIFGMIAQGNLLEFDLDTLSLYSNTLQAIAVGYLIAAVAVLHFPLLGQALLAAALLVAYWALMMFVPAPGLAAGTLEPDANLALWLDEFILRGFRDGTSYAWILPGLGFGGTVLLGVFGGHVLRHDAWSPRRRLLVLTVIGLACLAGGWLWGIHFPIIKHLWTSSMVLWAGGWSFLLLAAFYLVVDIWHWEKWTFPFIVIGSNAILIYMAAHVVNVGEFLEKFWTTGDPGMVAQVLIAAGAVLVFFVPLYLLYRFKIFLRV, encoded by the coding sequence GTGACTGATACCCCCACCCCCACCGCCACCCCCACCCCCCCGCCGCCCGCCGTCCGCCGGATCGTGTCCGTGGACGCCCTGCGCGGCTTTGACATGTTCTGGATCGTCGGCGGCAGGGAACTGCTGATCGCCGTGGCCGCGCTGTTCTGCGGATCCCGCGGCGTGCCGAAGGCCTTCCTTTACCAGTTGTCCCACCCCGAATGGACGGGATTCACGGCCTGGGACATGATCATGCCCCTGTTCCTGTTTCTGGCCGGGGTGTCGCTTCCCTTCGCGTTTGCGCGGCGTCTGGGGGACACGCGGGACTACCGGGCCATTTACCGCCGCATCGCGCGGCGGCTGCTCCTGCTGTGGATTTTCGGCATGATCGCCCAGGGAAACCTGCTGGAGTTCGATCTTGACACGCTGAGTCTCTATTCGAACACCCTCCAGGCGATTGCCGTCGGCTATTTGATCGCGGCGGTCGCGGTGCTGCATTTCCCCCTGTTGGGGCAGGCCCTGCTGGCGGCGGCGCTGCTTGTTGCCTACTGGGCGCTCATGATGTTCGTGCCCGCGCCCGGACTGGCCGCGGGCACGCTGGAGCCCGACGCCAATCTGGCCCTGTGGCTCGACGAGTTCATCCTGCGGGGGTTCCGGGACGGCACCTCCTACGCGTGGATCCTCCCCGGGTTAGGCTTCGGCGGCACTGTGCTGCTGGGGGTGTTCGGGGGGCATGTGCTCCGCCACGACGCTTGGAGCCCGCGCCGCAGGCTCCTGGTGCTGACCGTCATTGGCCTCGCCTGCCTCGCGGGCGGCTGGCTGTGGGGAATTCATTTCCCCATCATCAAGCACCTGTGGACCAGCTCGATGGTGCTGTGGGCCGGCGGATGGAGTTTTCTGCTGCTGGCGGCGTTCTACCTCGTGGTGGACATCTGGCACTGGGAGAAGTGGACCTTCCCCTTCATCGTCATCGGCTCCAATGCCATCCTCATCTACATGGCCGCGCACGTGGTGAACGTGGGCGAATTTCTGGAGAAGTTCTGGACCACCGGCGACCCCGGCATGGTGGCCCAGGTGCTCATCGCGGCGGGGGCCGTGCTGGTCTTCTTCGTCCCCCTGTATCTCCTCTACCGCTTCAAAATCTTCCTGCGCGTGTGA
- a CDS encoding mandelate racemase/muconate lactonizing enzyme family protein encodes MAGPSPVPDRTTDICPVGADIYLLPVTTRVPLKFGSETLTSVDCARVALRVEDRAGRGATGWGETPLSVQWVWPCSLPYDVRLRALHDFCRVLCREWPSFDCAGHPMEVGHAFLEERLPVLLQDFNRARPGTEMPWLAALVCCSAFDIALHDAYGVLHGVPVYETYNADWMNADLAHFLTSAPDAGVCFAGRYPQDFLARPAPDRLPVWHLVGGKDWIGPEEADGSAPDDGYPFLLRDWIRRDGLKCLKVKLRGDDPAWDYDRLTAVGRIAMEEGADWLSADFNCLVTDPAYVNGVLDRLLAEEPRIYRMLLYVEQPFPYELETHSIDVHSVSARKPLFMDESAHDWRVVRRGRELGWTGVALKTCKTQTGALLSLCWAKAHGMTLMVQDLTNPMLAQIPHVQLAAHAGTIMGVESNGMQFYPDASLPEAEVHPGLYTRRAGVLDRSTLSGPGFGYCLDRIRRVLPDPDFSAER; translated from the coding sequence ATGGCGGGGCCGTCCCCAGTGCCTGACAGGACCACAGACATCTGTCCGGTCGGGGCGGATATCTACCTTCTCCCGGTCACAACGCGGGTTCCGCTGAAGTTTGGCTCGGAGACCCTCACCAGCGTGGACTGCGCGCGCGTGGCCCTGCGCGTGGAGGACCGCGCGGGGCGCGGCGCCACCGGATGGGGGGAGACCCCCCTCAGCGTGCAGTGGGTGTGGCCGTGCTCCCTGCCCTACGACGTCCGGCTCCGTGCCCTGCATGACTTCTGTCGTGTCCTGTGCCGGGAATGGCCCTCTTTCGACTGTGCGGGGCACCCGATGGAGGTGGGCCACGCCTTCCTGGAGGAGCGGCTGCCCGTCCTGCTCCAGGACTTCAACCGCGCGCGGCCGGGAACGGAAATGCCCTGGCTCGCCGCCCTGGTCTGCTGCTCCGCCTTCGATATCGCCCTTCACGACGCCTACGGCGTCCTGCACGGCGTGCCGGTCTACGAAACCTACAACGCGGACTGGATGAACGCCGACCTTGCGCATTTTCTGACATCCGCTCCCGATGCTGGGGTCTGTTTCGCGGGCAGGTATCCGCAGGACTTTCTGGCGCGCCCCGCCCCGGACCGGCTACCCGTGTGGCATCTTGTGGGGGGGAAGGACTGGATCGGCCCGGAGGAGGCCGACGGCTCCGCGCCCGACGACGGGTATCCCTTCCTGCTCCGGGACTGGATCCGCCGGGACGGGCTGAAGTGCCTCAAGGTCAAGCTGCGGGGCGACGACCCCGCCTGGGACTACGACCGTCTCACCGCCGTGGGGCGCATCGCGATGGAGGAGGGGGCGGACTGGCTCAGCGCGGACTTTAATTGCCTGGTCACCGATCCGGCCTACGTCAACGGCGTTCTCGACCGCCTGCTGGCGGAGGAGCCGCGCATCTACCGCATGCTGCTCTATGTCGAGCAGCCCTTCCCCTACGAGCTGGAGACCCACAGCATAGACGTCCACAGCGTGTCCGCCCGCAAGCCGCTCTTCATGGACGAGAGCGCCCATGACTGGCGGGTGGTGCGGCGGGGCCGCGAACTGGGCTGGACCGGTGTCGCGCTCAAGACCTGCAAGACCCAGACCGGGGCGCTCCTGAGCCTGTGCTGGGCGAAGGCCCACGGCATGACCCTCATGGTCCAGGACCTGACCAACCCCATGCTCGCCCAGATTCCCCATGTCCAGCTCGCCGCGCATGCGGGCACCATCATGGGCGTCGAAAGCAACGGCATGCAGTTCTATCCCGACGCCAGCCTCCCCGAGGCGGAGGTGCATCCGGGGCTTTACACCCGCCGCGCGGGTGTCCTCGACCGGTCCACCCTTTCGGGGCCGGGTTTCGGATACTGTCTCGACCGGATTCGGCGCGTCCTGCCCGATCCGGATTTCAGCGCCGAACGCTGA
- the gcvT gene encoding glycine cleavage system aminomethyltransferase GcvT, translating into MRQTPLFNVYARHGARVVDFHGWALPVQFAGIVEEHLHTRRAAGVFDCSHMGEFMIRGAEAIAAFDRLVISDMPSLKPGRCRYTTLVNADAGIIDDCVALRLSPEEMYLVTNAGPLEEVSALLAARVPGVEDLSAATAKIDVQGPLSRDLLLSLGMEAAGPLAYWSGTRMEWRGIPMVVTRAGYTGELGYEIFTPADAAETLWEAVLAGDGAVPCGLGARDTLRSEMAYPLNGDDLDPSRTPLEASMDRFIAWDSDFPGKGRLLRQRAEGNYERLTPVRSLDRRAPRAGFEVFDGAERAGTVTSGTFGPSLGCGVGLAYLSPAAAVPGRRLAAGPRNLEIEVCEAPVYREGTCRMKVTG; encoded by the coding sequence ATGCGTCAAACGCCGCTTTTCAATGTCTATGCCCGCCATGGCGCCCGTGTCGTGGACTTTCACGGGTGGGCCCTCCCGGTCCAGTTTGCCGGGATTGTGGAGGAGCACCTCCACACCCGCCGCGCCGCCGGGGTCTTCGACTGCTCGCACATGGGCGAGTTCATGATCCGGGGCGCGGAGGCCATTGCCGCCTTCGACCGCCTCGTCATCAGCGACATGCCCTCCCTGAAACCGGGCCGCTGCCGGTACACCACGCTTGTGAACGCCGATGCGGGCATCATTGACGACTGCGTCGCCCTGCGCCTTTCCCCGGAGGAGATGTACCTGGTCACCAACGCGGGCCCCCTGGAGGAGGTGTCGGCCCTGCTGGCGGCCCGGGTGCCCGGCGTGGAGGACCTGTCGGCGGCCACGGCAAAGATTGACGTGCAGGGGCCGCTTTCGCGCGACCTCCTGCTGTCGCTGGGAATGGAGGCCGCCGGACCGCTGGCCTATTGGAGCGGCACCCGCATGGAGTGGCGCGGCATTCCGATGGTGGTCACCCGGGCGGGCTACACGGGCGAACTGGGGTACGAGATTTTCACACCCGCCGACGCCGCCGAGACACTGTGGGAGGCCGTGCTGGCGGGGGACGGTGCGGTGCCGTGCGGCCTGGGCGCGCGGGACACGCTGCGGTCGGAGATGGCCTACCCGCTGAACGGGGACGACCTCGACCCCTCGCGCACCCCCCTGGAGGCCTCGATGGACCGCTTCATCGCGTGGGATTCCGACTTTCCCGGGAAAGGGCGCCTTCTCCGCCAGCGCGCGGAGGGGAACTACGAGCGCCTGACGCCGGTGCGGTCGCTGGACCGCCGCGCGCCGCGCGCCGGGTTCGAGGTGTTTGACGGCGCGGAGCGCGCGGGCACGGTAACGAGCGGCACCTTCGGTCCCAGCCTGGGCTGCGGCGTGGGGCTGGCCTACCTGTCCCCGGCGGCGGCCGTTCCCGGTAGGCGGCTTGCCGCAGGCCCGCGCAATTTGGAAATAGAAGTCTGCGAGGCCCCCGTGTACCGGGAAGGCACCTG
- a CDS encoding FadR family transcriptional regulator has translation MEKKPLTTRSMNITDRLTRKIISGEYPVGSKLPTERALAEEFDVARHVIREALKRIEAVGLVTIRQGSGIYVQRLHFLAGIEIFDTLLTNEDGSINYAFLLDVMEFRKHIVRTVVNLSVERHTEEEEAEVRALFLELVSSPEADRERVYEALFERMAYSTHNQVYALLYNSVGRIFLKLRRTFEIPIVGITGVSTLLGELLRAYSERDVEVADRLIMGYLEMLDQSIKNMADARAQAARNGGAVPSA, from the coding sequence ATGGAAAAGAAGCCGCTGACCACACGGTCCATGAACATCACCGACCGCCTCACGCGCAAGATCATTTCGGGGGAATACCCGGTGGGGTCGAAGCTCCCCACGGAGCGCGCGCTCGCAGAGGAGTTCGATGTGGCCCGCCACGTCATCCGCGAGGCCCTGAAGCGCATCGAGGCCGTGGGTCTGGTGACCATCCGCCAGGGATCGGGCATCTATGTCCAGCGGCTCCATTTCCTCGCGGGTATCGAGATCTTTGACACCCTGCTTACCAATGAGGACGGGTCCATCAACTACGCCTTCCTGCTGGACGTGATGGAGTTCCGCAAGCACATCGTGCGCACCGTGGTGAACCTTTCCGTGGAGCGGCATACGGAGGAGGAGGAGGCCGAGGTGCGCGCCCTCTTCCTCGAGCTGGTGTCCAGCCCGGAGGCCGACCGGGAGCGTGTTTACGAGGCGCTTTTCGAGCGCATGGCCTATTCCACGCACAACCAGGTCTACGCCCTGCTCTACAACAGCGTCGGCCGCATCTTCCTGAAACTGCGGCGGACCTTTGAGATTCCCATCGTGGGCATCACCGGCGTCTCCACCCTGCTGGGCGAGCTGCTGCGCGCCTACAGCGAGCGGGATGTTGAGGTGGCGGACCGCCTGATCATGGGGTATCTGGAGATGCTTGACCAGTCCATCAAGAACATGGCCGATGCGCGGGCGCAGGCGGCAAGGAATGGCGGGGCCGTCCCCAGTGCCTGA